One Citrus sinensis cultivar Valencia sweet orange chromosome 5, DVS_A1.0, whole genome shotgun sequence genomic window, CAGTATAAATGTCCACGAGCGGACTGTCTCCCTCATACGCCAACAAGAAAATGAcattaaattttgagattcaATGCATTGTTGAGtaactttcaattttttttacacaaaATATAGTTGGGATATCAACATTGAATGTTCAATCTAAAGAGGAAAGATGAAATTCCTAGATAGAGTTGCCGTGTTCAATGCATTTTTCCCAATGTTTTTCTTTAGTCTTTTTCATTCCATAATTCAGCCGTGTCCACGGTTACAATATTTATGACATTTCAAAATATACAACCCCATCAtcagttattattattattattattataaactaaaaatctATGTGAGTTTTTAGACTACTTCATAAGTTGTGGGCTCTCCTAATTAAATACACTCGTTTTGAGTTGTAAAgtaagataataaaatcacGACAAACTGTGTGGGTAAAGCCGACAATATCTACTCGGTTGTTAAACTTCGGTTGCTACAATTAGTATTATAGTCAATTTACGACCCGATGTGTGGATAGATATGTTAATGATACgatttcattttgttctaTTGCCAATGACCCTCCCAAGAACGCGAGGTTCTGTGACTTGTTCCAAATTCAGGTATGTTCTATAAAATGGAATATTATATCGTCTGCTGGATGCAGAACTCTCAAACTTCCCAAATTTAGGTTTGTTTCTCATATTGTGAGACCTAATCATTATcgttattgaaaaaattttcGATTGCTCAAACACGGGtgataaaaaacaaaacacattCACGATCAGCCATAAATAGATTATTGGTTTTGATAATGAAGTATTGTTTTTATACATATTAATCTAAGCTCGATtagctaaaaaaaaatgaaatcaaattgaattgattatattagattagaCTTAATTAAAACAACATTAATCAATACCATGGTAATATAATTATGTCAACTTGTTGGGACACAAAAGACAGGATTAAAAAGGTACCTAAGACAATTGAAAAGAGAGGGGAAATAAAAAGGGATAAGATTGAAAAATGGAATAGCTGGAAATGTGTGCGATGGGACCCAATTGGTAATTGGTCTATTACAAAGGAGGGGGCCCAGGCTGTGATGAATGTGGGGTCCTGATTGGCTGTCACATAATAAGAGTATGTAGACCCCATCCAGACAATCATGATGTGGTGTCATAAATCCGCTTGAAGTGGACCCCAGTTTCCGCTTTTTTAGGTCCAAAAATTATGGGTCCCTTGGTGTTTATCTGTGGTCCCGTccaatatttttaactttttaaaactgttgatatttttgtttatttatgaaaaaataatttttaatcaaagccttctctcaaaaataatttttctcgCTGGTGAAGAAGAATCAATAGGAACATTTTTAATCTCAGAAATGACAGTATCACATGGAATCCACGTGCAATTTTTGCTAGTATGGTGCAATCTAATGTTTTATTGTGTTGTCGGTGTAACCCAAATgatcaattattttcaaattactGTATCTAAAGACCATaaccctaaaatttttatctgttaaatttttttaatatttcttaataatattcttataaaaatattcaatataaaattttagaatttggcctgaatattatttttatttattgttaaaaaaaaagtaaagctcaattttattttttatcctttaacTCCTTTAAGACTTGAATTCGGATGATTAGTTAGATAAAGTTAATCGAAAACCATTCTATCATATTTTTagcataaattcatttatttcgTCCCAAATAATATAGTATGTGATGtgtcatttattaaatagttgattatttttttaaaaaaaattatgagaatTAAGTAcattattttactaataatgaCATATTAgaatgaaattttgtaataaaatttagagaTGTATAATATtactcaattaaaaaaaaatgtttacaaacaaatttattaacaaaagtAGAAAAGTGGGTGAACTCAAGTACCTACGCACGCACACCTTATTTAGCTAAAACATTATGAAGCTAAATAATGATCAACAAAACCTTGTTAAACAAAGCGGGGACAATTAACTGTTAATTTTTTGACttaattaaagtaataaaGGACTTTCCAAAATATAAATCTCTTGATAGATATTGCTGTTAACAGCCATAGCAAACCAAATTAACCTTTTCAATGTTTCTTACAGTTTGGTAGGACAccccaaaaattataaataaaaaaaaaagttggggtctcatcaaaattatttgaggagattaccaaacccaaaatTTCGACCTTTCATCTTTATGTAACGTCAACTCTAGATAAAGTACTGTATATgtaaataagaatttaattacgATACCTTAAGAATATCAGgtaattagattttattttaagttctGATCATTTGATGATGCCCGGATTACGGCGGCATACGTAcctttaaatattataattatagtaataaataatacataaatGACATTTCATTGACTAAGACAAGGATCCTCTAgctccttattttttttcttctctaagtattttttttaatgagtgGTTAAgattgagttttgaattttattgttaacaaTTAAGTCAGTGCTATTTTgttattacttatttaatgatcataaatatttatttaatctaaactctttttttaaaattttattgttgtttgattttttttagtagagtttttaaagtttaaataaattattttgtctttactatcaaaaacacaaattttagACTTTCAGAAATAGaggttaaaaagtttttttaaaatattaaacgtctaaaatatcatttacttattacatgatcttatttcattcatttcacaacataactttaaataaCTTATctattaagataattttataatttttaataaagttttcTTTGACGgtgaaataattgaaatttttttgttaaaactCAACTTGTAAAAACTCTTTAACAAAAGCTCTGCTTAAATAAGTCTCTATTTAAAAAGCGATACTAAACTAAGtccctattttttttctattttatttacaattaaactataactagatttaaaaaataagccAAGACtaggaagaaaaaagaaaagaaaagggccCTAATCCCATCAATTAAACCACCATTAACAATTCTTtaatgtttctttctttctttttttcttcttttttggtCGAAATTATCATATTCGAAacaatcattaaaaaataaaaaaaaggaaagaaaaatcacTTGTAGATAATTAGATTGAATGGAATGATTGGttctataaatagaagaaTTCGTTCATATAAcggacaagttttattttcatgtagtatattttaattgaatctataaaaatcaacaaaacatactaaaaaaaaaattatatgaatttttttttcccagtGAAAATGCATGGAACTCCCTAAATGGAAGGCATGGCTCAAGGTGCTGAGTGCTGACCACACCAAcagcaattttaaaaaatgcccTAAAACTGTGGAtcgaaaaaattaaaagccaCTGCTGTTGAGGCAGGCCACACCATGCTATTGCCATCCAGCGACAAACCCACGTGGGCCCAATTCACATGCAACGCAACCGTCCACCACTTGACTTTGATCAAACGGTTCTGATTTATTTCCTTTGGAATGATCAAAGAATGTGGAGCGTTGGATCTACAGTCACGGTCTTCAATATGAGCGGCTAAGGTTTGTCCAAAGCTTGTCCCCAAAATGGAGGGGCAGTCTCCTAAATTGTGCTGCTCATGTGACAAACACATTACCTGCCCTTGTCCCTAATTCACTTACTAAAGATACCTTCCCCTAAGATGCTCCCTCCACGACTCCACGCTCCTTGCCGGGCATCTAAACCTACTCtccactaaaaaaaataaaaaataaaaaccatttttttcaGCAGGTTTATTAATGggaaattaaatattcttttCTCAAAGGACGCATCATCTAACTAGATCACTTTCTTTATGATGCAGTGAAAAAGGCTTGagcttaatttatatattagtgGAAACACTTTTTTGTTAAGTATTTAAATGAAggtttgatttattttgagctcaaaaatttaaattgtgttACAGTAGAATTACATGAAGAAGTTAGATAGATTTCTAATTATAAGTGTTAGTAAATCAGAAGAAGCTTGACCAacttttaattgtaaatattagtaaatcaatgtaatattaagaattttttttttgagtaaaaAGATACTCAAtatatttgactttttattagtaattagtGGATGAAAtgaatactacttaaattaaaaaaaaaaagaatagataactttatgttatatttttaaatttataatttataggagttcaaaaaagaatttttaatttaaaaaaaatggaaaagaatgACAATTGTTTAATccagatttataaattaaaaattcataatttttaaatacaaattgaaagcttttattttttttaatagaaaaatgattcatttttcaattattaattctaATAACTTACAAACCGACCATCcatatttattaagttttattttttttataacttcatgtgatttttttatgtgaaagatttcaatttattactTGGTCACATTcaccatttatatttttattactacaAATTCTAAAAGCGAATATACAACATaataacacattttttttcttggcaCTGCTATTTGAACAGCAACAAGACagtatgaaaacaaaaatatagaTACTATTCATACTATAGTAATACAATAGCATACAAAACGATAACACTGCTCATACTAAAATTCTATTATTTCTATCTTCCTATTATTCAAATagaattttccattttccatTTACATGCATGAAAAAGAATAGCAAGTGTGAGCACACGCGCAGTTAAGTGCAGTGGGATATTTCAAGTTCTCTCACCGAGGGCAATATTCCTCTGCCTTTCATCAACCTTATAATACTACTCGGCATGCATTGTCTCCATATAAACAccattgaattttcattttgcccaCCACACAGTTTCTACTTTCATTTTCGTTCGGAGCAATCACCATTTGAAGAAATTTCCCTGCATCATCGTCACTATAGCTTCCTTGTACGCCATTGCCATTTGCCAACATATAGACACACGAGTTTTCAAAGTATTAGTTAATCAATTTGGAATTGCTCGTCTAGCAAATTACAAGTAAGGCCATGGCATTTGAGAGAGATCTTAACCTTGAGGCCACGGAGCTGCGGCTAGGCTTACCGGGAACCCAAGAATCAAGAAGCAACAAAAGATCATTGCCTGACATGAACATCGTCGACGACCAAGGTCATCGGTCAGGATCTTCCAGGGTCATTTCTAATGCATCAGATGCTACAAAATCTGAAGAAGAAACAACTCCGCCTAGCAAGTAagcactttttttatttattttttattttatttatatgtagTTACTTTAGTAACGTTTTAGCATATTATATGCATGAGCTAATGGGGTTGATGTcgtatatttgtaattttacagGACACAAGTAGTGGGGTGGCCACCGATTAGATCTTACAGGAAAAATAGTCTACAAGCGAAGAAATCGGAGGCTGAGGCTTCCGGAATTTATGTAAAAGTTAGCATGGACGGGGCACCTTATCTCAGAAAGATTCATTTGAACATCTACAACGATTATCCTGAATTGCTCAAGGCCTTGGAAGACATGTTCAAGTTCAAAGTTGGTAAGTTTATCTATACTGGCTCTAGCTCTCACTTGTTGCACGTCAGATTTAttctgaattttaatctatatCAAACAAAAGTGCTATTTTATCTGTTAGAAATCAGATTTAACAActatatatgaaaataacGACACAAGTGTTTCTGGgtaatttttgagaaataaagaCTAACTAGATTACTAGTCCAAACTCCAGAAGAATTTTGAATctaatattaaattgtatGTGATGATTATTTTTCAGGTGAATATTCAGAGAGTGAAGGCTACAATGGTTCAGAGTTCGTACCAACTTATGAGGATAAAGATGGTGATTGGATGCTTGTAGGAGATGTACCATGGGAGATGTTTATTACTTCATGCAAAAGGCTAAGGGTCATGAAAGGATCTGAAGCTAGAGGCCTAGGCTGTGctgtttaaatgaaaaaaaaaaaaaattccatatATAAGGCCAATAACTAACAGCCGAATGATTTTGTAATGAGAGGGAACCAATTCAGTTTGGGCTCCCGGAGAAGCACTTCAGATCTGGGTTCTGGTTTTTGAGTAATTAATTTCCTTCCTCAGGAATTaaagagaatgaaaaaaaatatatatgcatgtattaTGTATAGACTGGGCATCATATGTTTTTGCTTTGAACGATGAACTGTACAAAGGAAACGTATATTGTGTTCAAATGTTTTTAATACATCaatgagaaaattattatattaagcTGTGCTACAAATAGGATTCATAATTTGTTACTTTTGTTCTTGTATTTCCTCCTTTATAACCAGTTGCCTCGCCAGCTAGCTATCcacaaaaaatagaaatttggGAGCAACAGATTGAAAAATTCAAGTTGTACGTCGATATTTTAAGAACTAGAAATTAAATGTTCCTCTACAAACCAAATCTGATTAGTGCTCCCTTGAGTAAACCCTAGTTGGTATATTTTCCAGAAAGAAGGGTGATGCAAGAATTAGAatcattgtttgtttttttcatttttcattttttgccaGATCAGAAAAACCTAGAACTCAACCACTAAGCTCAAGCAGCTAACACAACAATTAATGTGCTAGTTTTAGTAGTTTTAAAATAGTAGATAAGTGATCTTAATTAGCTCCATTAATCCGGTAGTCTGGGGCATGTAAGCATGTTCGGTATTGAGGTTAgataattatagtttaaaagttataacagCAAAGTgtcttctatttttatttcacatttgCATGATAAAACTCCGATAATAtctttactattatttttcaaaactattatttaacaGTTATATTTACTAGATATTatcgatttttattttataattatatattttttaataatatatagttagTGGCTTAAAGACAACAATATCTTGATACCCAATAAGACTTGAATATGTATGGAAAAATGAGGCCTTTTTGCCAACTGatacaacaaataatatatgtgaAGCTCAAACACTAACTGTTTTTCGTAAGCATAAACACTTAGAATCACTGagaataaaagtttttaatgatGTACATATTTGTAAAGATAAGAGAATCAATTATTTCTATATAAGGAGATGTAGTTGAGTTGTTAATTTGCATATCGTGTAGTGCAGAGCTTTATGGATGAACCAATCGTAGATAAGCGGCATGAGAAGACTTGCAAGCAATGGAACCAGAATTTGGTTCGTTGGGCACATAAtagaaatattataaacttgaCTTGGATGTAACATTAATGGCCATTtggttataattaaaaatcatgAGATTGGATAATTTTGGtgtaaaattattcttatctCTCGTTAAGTACAAAAAGGTAgagatgaaataaaaatgatggGTCCACCGTTTAATCTTAGACGGTGCCAAAATTCAACCCCGACGAGACACTGGGGATTacgtttttaaaatttttatcacacAACTGTTCACGggattaagtaaaaaaaaaaaccctagtTCTCTCTATTGCTATGAATtctttatcaaaatcaattacacAATACTATAGCTTCAACGTTATGAATTGCTGGGTCGATGTTCATagtattttatcattttaatgagtgaaccaaaaaaataaaaaaagagtattttttttccccagtTTATTTTTGTCCCAGTTTTTGGTAcaataattaactcaagataaatttaaaaaaattaatttaagatagttttgatgaaattaataaataagacaTATCAGTTATTAGCTAATCGCAAGACATACCAAACAagaattatcttttaaaaaaaacacaagaatttattatttatatccTAATTCAATATTGTATGAGACATTATAATTGCATATAATTCAATCTCATCATATCCAATCTTGTTCAGTCCAATTATATCCTATCTCGTATACCAAACAAGCACTAAGATAATAAAGGTGTGGCTATTTGAACTAATCAAAACACTCATTAGACTCATTttctaatgaaaatttttattactaaattgTTCATTACCTAAATTgctgttataaaaaaatggaacacaattatttctttcatttaaatactttttacTCTCATCTTGAAATCATCTGTAATCTTCActcatctttatttaaaatttatgaatttctttaatttttgtttctcatTCGCACTCTGATTTCATTCACACTTTAGTCATGAAGAAGGAATGACTTTGCAGGATATTTTGGATtatacctaaaaaaaaaaattatgggcGTTAAAgcttcttttgaattttgcaaaTGAGTTCTTCTTTACAAGCTTTTTGgattcaacaattaatttaccCCTTTTAAGCTTTCTATATATGACTGAAAAAACCAAGTGAGAATGGTCAAATCAAGCACTTGGATTTTGTTGTGTTTTGTTTATTGCAAATATAACATTTTCGTTTTCCCTATAATCTTTTAAGTTCAGGGagcaaattaaaagttattggaaaaaaatggAGGATTTGTGCAAAAAAGTGGTAGATAAAAGAGTGGAAATAATCCAGAGAGGattgatgaaaaaattgaaatattgaggaaaaaaagatgaaaagagaGAGCAagagaaataatgataatttagttaataagAGTGTTTTAGGCATTAAATGAGtttacaaatcaaatttaaatttttaaattttagtaatgTGTTTATTGAGTAAATATGTTTATGgagtattttaaaaagttcTTAAAAATGTTTATTGAGTATTTTAATAAGTTCCAATACCCTCGCCGAATTACTAAAAGTCTAAAATTGAGGAGGCCAATAGCAGGAGCTGTGATAGAATTcaactttttataataaaaaataaacaagtaaataGTAGGGGTCAAATGTGAAATAATAGAATATACATTGacattgataaaaatttcaatagtcttttatttttaagtagttATCGGGCAAGCCCAAACCCATGCCCAACTTTGCCGAGCTGGGCCAGGCTTGATCTGAAACCTAAGTTTtcgaaatttattttgttaaaaaattctttattttaaaatgaaatgtggatcaaaaaatttattttaagatgaATAATCATGAATTAGGTTTCTAATTTCAATCCTTAAAAAAGGTGTCTATTTTcgttttatcattttatatcttttaactttaaaagatataaaatgataaaactatttttaaatcattgtgaaaacaaaaatggttAATGGGCTTAAGAAGAAAGTAGTCACTCTGTCGGGTGCATTGTGAAATATGTGGGGGTGGAGCCAGCAATTTACGGGTTGTAattgacaaaatatatttttgagtaatgatatttGACTCCTCAATTCATTTTACCAACTTCCACTtcttaattaatcatattcatttacaaaaattatccttattataaaataaaaaactataattgaaatatatatttttttcttttttctctctctctaaattgCAATTTTTTAGCCAATTAGTTAGTAATGGTTTTACAAGttgtctttaattaaaatttagaagaaaCTTGAGCTTGCAGTTGTCTTGTTGATGTGCAAATCGAAGGGTATTTAGATGATTGTTATGAACTGAAAGCATGCTCAGATCAAAAGTCTTGGTTCTTTGACTGATTAGGGTTGATGATTCCTCAAAATCAGGGACCAGGTTCTCAATTGggcagataattttttttttatataaaattcatcatcaaaatgaaaatagaacCCACTTCATAAActccaaattaattatatttcaatCTAACATTATTAATGAAGACCCTTGACAATCAAGCTTTAACAACCCTTAcaggaaacaaaaaaattatagaaagcAAGATTCAAGAAACGAACGAACTAAGTTCTTATGGCTAATTACATTCTTAAAGCCATTCCAatggatattttttaattaaaattgttgagaTTCTTGGTTTTCGATGTTAAAgaggagaaaatttttttttaaggttatGAAGATAATAAATGATAGGATAAAAATGCCCAGATAGATAGAAAGAGGGCGCAACtgagtgaaaaaagaaaagagagagagagagagagtgcgCAAAAGAGGGACAAAGAAAAGGgggattaaaatttaattttcaataaagtataattttgagaataaataaagttaattgAAAAGTGCGGgctgataaaataaattgaggtttcaaatattatttcgtaataatttttttaccagGCTGTGGCGGGCTTAGTCTTTCTGTTGTTTCGAACCTTCACAACTGAAGAGGCTGGGCTCGTTTGTGCCCGGAATTTTTGTCAAGCCCACCACTCAccttgttttgtttcttgacCTATTAACCTACAATCAAGTCATCAAGCAATATCtacaaaattcaacaaaaaaattatataaaatccatacatcttaaaaattattgaaagaaaaaaaaattcgacCTAACGTAACAATCCATAAAAGCATAGGCATGGATCAAACACTAACATTAAATAATACTTGAGAATTGGATCTAGAAATTTCTTGTGAATTAAACTCATTTAGTAAGAAAAAAGATCAAACTTATAGAATTAAAAgctaagtaattttttttttggcagtCAAGACTTTGTGcgagagaggaaaaaaaaaagaagaaaaaattgtgGAAGATACGTTTGTGAAATTGACAgaaaatgacatttaaaataatattgataaaatatatcatataaaaGTATCTGGAAGCTGGCAGATACTACTGTGGCagttttttaaatactaaattGGCATATTCGTAAATATTGGTAATTTTGCTCAtcataaaattagaatataattAGGTATTGACACGATTCAAAAGTGTTATTACTTCTAAGTATAAAGGtatctagttataatataacccggtgagtccgaggttgAACCACAGGAAATTTAGAATCTAATAGTCAATTtgttaaacaaagaaaattaattgtaggaaaagaaattattaggaatcaattgaaaattatgcTAAGATTACAATATCCGTTCTCaatattcaaactataattttaatactctatcatttttatcttttgcctcacttttactaattaattattatatgatttaattCTTAACTAATTATGTATGtggataaatataaaatcaagtACCTAATATGTCATaactatattaatgtgtcgacattatattaaaatgttatatAGATCCAAGGATATCTACaaattaacatgacataaaaataactacaaaaataaaataagcttaaaactcacttgaaaaaataattaatttaataatttgaaactttgaCCTTCACTTTTTACCTCAACTTGgtaaaattagccactcatataaaaagaaaatagaacactctttttttatttgacaaacttctgaaatatattacaagaaaattgatacagaagaaaacaataaaagaaaagaaagaaagaaatctcTCAACTTTACTCCCTCGTTCTCTCCCAGCTCGGCCCTTTGCATGCCTGCATCTCCTTACCTATAATGCATCATCCtttattagggatggcaaaaatccccataAGGACGAGGACCTTTGGGATTTTCTCTATTCAAGGAGGGTATGAAGACgattttatacccaatttcttattcggggaagggaataagataattttttcccAGTTTCTTATTTGGGGAAGGGACGTGGATGAGGTAGAATCCCTCTCCCCAACGTATCCCCCATTTCcttgtattaaattttaattttgattttatattttagaattattaataaatgaataattaaatttaaattatattaaatattagtatgaataacaaatataaaaatatttatacaaatctGCTATAAAATTTCGCTCCTACTTAACTAGTTTTAGTCATGAATTACTATTCAACCAGACCTTATTCTAAAGACTTTAgcccaaaattattttaaattatgagtCATATTgctcatattatttttattgttttagatTTGAACCCTGATATTATCTTTCAATTGTCACATTCCTTGAGGAAAAACAAGAGGAGCATGTGGTGCAAGAGTAaatgcttttattaaaaatattaattttagtatctatactcatttcatttatttcattgttgatataaaaataatttcttgttattataggattatgaaaattgatgaaaataattattctaatgatttgtattttgtagtGCGATTTTTGTAATAGATTAATGTTAGTGTAAGATATATTGTCAAACCTtacttttgtttaaaattttattttaatataattaaatcaagttcagaatttaaatttaaaaacgtATCAGTTATTCGGGGATTGAGAACCCCTCGATGATCCCCTCTTATTATTCAAGAAGGGGACGTGGATCCCCTCAAGCAATTCTAATAGGGACGGGGAGGAGACATGGATACATACAAAATATTAGGGATGGGTGCGGGGATGTTGGTCCCCTCctaattgccatccctatccttttatttttttattttttattttattttatttttataatatatatgtaagtTGAGAAGTGTGATGGTCAAGTGGCAAAATGGCCGCCTGGCTATCATGAgcatctttcattttttttctgttatttttattttttaaaatatttttttattaattacatctcTTGAATAATGCATTCTAGATGGCTTCAATAATTCGTTTTTTGTTCCCGCTTCCAATTCCAA contains:
- the LOC102617264 gene encoding auxin-induced protein 22D, whose amino-acid sequence is MAFERDLNLEATELRLGLPGTQESRSNKRSLPDMNIVDDQGHRSGSSRVISNASDATKSEEETTPPSKTQVVGWPPIRSYRKNSLQAKKSEAEASGIYVKVSMDGAPYLRKIHLNIYNDYPELLKALEDMFKFKVGEYSESEGYNGSEFVPTYEDKDGDWMLVGDVPWEMFITSCKRLRVMKGSEARGLGCAV